The genomic region CATCTTTTCTTTCAGTAATATCATTGGCAAACATAATAAAACGGCCGTTAGATAGTCTGACTGAATCAATCCTCATCCAGACACCATTACCATTTTTTTGCAGAATCTTTAACTCTACACTGGAGAATCCTTTCGATTTCAACTCATGATAACCCTGAATACCTTTATACTGTGATTCAGGCGCTACACGTGAATACACATTCATTTTCAGCAGTTCTTTTTCTGAAAATCCCGTTAAGATACAGGCAGTTTCATTCACTTCCTCAAAGGTATCGTTTTTCTCATTAACGATGAATATTCCATATGGTGCATTCTCTATATATGTGCGGAATTTCCTCTCACTTTCCAGAACCGCATTCTCGGCATTCTTTCTCTCAGTGATATCCCTTGCAAACAGGATAGATCTGGTATCTGACAGTTTTACCGCATCAACCCTCATCCAGAAATTAGTTCCTGTCCTGCGGTTGATGAGTAATTCTTCACTGACAAAACCTGTTGTAATTAGTTTGTGGTATCCCTTCACAGCTTCATCTCTGGACTGAGGAGCTACTCTGCTAAACATGTCCATCCCGATGAGTTCATCCACACGGTAGCCAGTCATAATGCATATGGTTTCGTTCACTTCTACAAACTTCTGATTCTCATCCACGATCAAAATTCCGTAAGGAGCATTCTCTATGTATGTACGGAACTTCTTTTCACTTTCCAGGAGTGCATCTTCAGCCTCTTTCTTTTCAGTGATGTCATGGTAGTTGAATAATATTCCCTGAATAATAGGATCATCCAGAAGGTTTCTTCCGGTAAATTCTATCCAATTATATGTACCATCTTTACATTGGTATCTTATCTTTGAGGAAAAAGTATCTCTTTTATTGTCTAAGATATTCAGGAAAAAGTCTTTTGTATTTTCCTGTTCATCAGGGTGAATTTTGTCAAATAGGTCAGTATCAATAAGCTCCTCAGGTTTCCAGCCAAACCATTTTTCAACGTTGGCACTTTTGTATCTGATTATTCCGTTCCGGTCTGCAATTGCAATAACATCTGAAATGTTTTCTATCATAGCAGCCTGTTTCTGCTCACTCTCACGAAGTAGTTCTTCTGATAGTTTCTGTTCAGTTATATCTTTAATTTCTGCAACTCTGAAGTATTGTCCTTTGTAAGGAATTATTTTACCCTGTATCCTTGCAGGATAAGTAGTACCATCTTTTCTTAACATGGTAATTTCGTAAGGCTCTTCATATCCTGAATTTATGTTCTTCCTTACAGTTTCTCTGCAATCTTCCGCAATTAAGGTATAATTGCTCATTCCAATGAGTTCATCATGCGAATAACCGGTTATATCTGAAAATCCCTGATTAACATCTACAATGAATCCTTTATCATGTATTACAATACCACCAAAAGAGGCATTGTGCAATGCTTTGAATCTTTCTTCACTATCTATTAGTTCTCTTTCAGAGTCTCTACGTAAAATAGCTTCACCAATACCATCGGCAACAACCCTAAGCAGATTCACATCGTCTTTATGCCACCTGCGCTCTTCAACGCAGTCATCAAAGCCTATAAATCCCCAGAGTTTTTCTCCTGAGAAAATCGGTATTATCAATATAGCAAGGATTCCCTGATCTTTAAGAATAGATTTTTCAGGTTCTTCGAGTTCTTCAACAATATACGAATAATTTTGACCTGATACTATTATTTCCAGAAGTGTCGGAGCGCCTTCTGAATATGGAAGATGTTGCAGCTCAGGGTTATCTATCTGGGCTTCAATACCCTCTGAAACTTCTTCATATACCTGGGACATGCACAGACCCAGTTCTGTGTCTTCTTCATTTCTGAATATGTAGGTTCTGCTATTGCTTACAGTATGATGGATTTTTTTCAGTATACGTGGCATAATTTCATCAATATCTCCAGGTTCCTGAAGCAGTCGCATACATTCGATTGTTGTCAGTTCATAATCCAGTCTTTTTTTGAGCAGAGATTCTGTTTCAAGTAAATTAATTCTTGACTTATTGAAATCTTTTATTTTAGGATTCAGGTACAAAAAAATCAAGAAACCTGTTGCAATGACAAAGAACATTCCTTTATAGGTCTGGAATTGCATATACATGTCAGGATCTGTTACTATCCAGCTAAGTACAGTATCCGAGCCCAGTATCCATAAAGTGGCCATAAATATGTAGAAAAGTGCAACTTTTAGTGCCAGGTATTTGTTCGATTTAAAATTTGCCATCATACTCATTTATTCGTATTCCTGATATCAGCATTTTTAATTTTCTTATTATGGGATTTTTTCAAATCATAGTTCTTACTTAATATATATGTATTAAATATATATTATTCACTGCTAACATTATGTATATTTTGTACAGGTACGGTGAAATAAAATTTTGAATCAACAGCTTTAAACATTTAAAATCAATACGCATTT from Methanolobus tindarius DSM 2278 harbors:
- a CDS encoding PAS domain S-box protein; its protein translation is MSMMANFKSNKYLALKVALFYIFMATLWILGSDTVLSWIVTDPDMYMQFQTYKGMFFVIATGFLIFLYLNPKIKDFNKSRINLLETESLLKKRLDYELTTIECMRLLQEPGDIDEIMPRILKKIHHTVSNSRTYIFRNEEDTELGLCMSQVYEEVSEGIEAQIDNPELQHLPYSEGAPTLLEIIVSGQNYSYIVEELEEPEKSILKDQGILAILIIPIFSGEKLWGFIGFDDCVEERRWHKDDVNLLRVVADGIGEAILRRDSERELIDSEERFKALHNASFGGIVIHDKGFIVDVNQGFSDITGYSHDELIGMSNYTLIAEDCRETVRKNINSGYEEPYEITMLRKDGTTYPARIQGKIIPYKGQYFRVAEIKDITEQKLSEELLRESEQKQAAMIENISDVIAIADRNGIIRYKSANVEKWFGWKPEELIDTDLFDKIHPDEQENTKDFFLNILDNKRDTFSSKIRYQCKDGTYNWIEFTGRNLLDDPIIQGILFNYHDITEKKEAEDALLESEKKFRTYIENAPYGILIVDENQKFVEVNETICIMTGYRVDELIGMDMFSRVAPQSRDEAVKGYHKLITTGFVSEELLINRRTGTNFWMRVDAVKLSDTRSILFARDITERKNAENAVLESERKFRTYIENAPYGIFIVNEKNDTFEEVNETACILTGFSEKELLKMNVYSRVAPESQYKGIQGYHELKSKGFSSVELKILQKNGNGVWMRIDSVRLSNGRFIMFANDITERKDAEFSLIEAKMLAEENNRMKSEFLANMSHELRTPLTAIIGFSDVLNDEIFGELNYKQKRHVKHINNGGRHLLDLINDVLDLSKVEAGKMELNREVFSISDLLGDIRESISPMALKKNIDLEITNHIESQEISADKMKLKQILLNLLSNAIKFTPDNGKVSVTAIKEDSEIKISVSDTGIGIPEDMHESIFSPFTQVDSSNKREYGGTGLGLALVKQFVEMHNGSIWLESNEGEGSIFVFTIEDLN